A stretch of the Solanum dulcamara chromosome 6, daSolDulc1.2, whole genome shotgun sequence genome encodes the following:
- the LOC129892548 gene encoding pyruvate dehydrogenase E1 component subunit alpha-3, chloroplastic-like codes for MATSATKVFQPLPLNSTRSAEKPLSLAQSRSSFLGSSSFHKLSLKKTFYPHQSQRRSNNAVVAVSDVVKEKKSKSKSSSSNLLITKEEGLVLYEDMVLGRAFEDMCAQMYYRGKMFGFVHLYNGQEAVSTGFIKLLKKEDSVVSTYRDHVHALSKGVPARQVMSELFGKTTGCCRGQGGSMHMFSKEHNVLGGFAFIGEGIPVATGAAFTSKYRREVLKEADCDHVTLAFFGDGTCNNGQFYECLNMAALWKLPIIFVVENNLWAIGMSHLRSTSDPEIWKKGPAFGMPGVHVDGMDVLKVREVAKEAVGRARRGEGPTLVECETYRFRGHSLADPDELRDPAEKNHYATRDPISALKKYMFENNLVNEAELKAIDQKIDELVEESVEFADASPVPARNQLLENVFADPRGFGIGPDGSYRCEDPKFTEGTAQV; via the exons ATGGCGACGTCTGCAACAAAAGTTTTCCAACCTTTGCCCCTTAACTCCACTAGATCTGCTGAAAAGCCCCTTTCTTTGGCTCAATCTCGCTCATCTTTTCTTGGATCATCCTCCTTTCATAAGCTTTCCCTTAAGAAGACTTTCTATCCTCATCAATCCCAACGCCGATCCAATAATGCTGTTGTCGCCGTTTCTGATGTTGTTAAGGAAAAGAAATCCAAGTCCAAATCTTCTAGCTCCAATCTG TTGATTACTAAGGAGGAAGGATTGGTTCTGTACGAGGACATGGTGTTGGGAAGAGCTTTTGAGGACATGTGCGCCCAAATGTATTACAGGGGCAAAATGTTTGGTTTTGTGCATTTGTACAACGGCCAAGAAGCTGTCTCAACTGGTTTCATCAAGCTCTTGAAGAAGGAAGACTCTGTAGTTAGCACTTACCGTGATCATGTGCATGCATTGAGCAAAGGAGTTCCAGCTCGTCAAGTGATGAGTGAGCTATTTGGGAAGACCACGGGCTGTTGTAGAGGCCAGGGTGGATCGATGCACATGTTTTCCAAAGAGCACAACGTTCTTGGTGGATTCGCTTTTATTGGTGAAGGAATCCCAGTGGCCACAGGTGCTGCATTCACTAGCAAGTACAGAAGGGAGGTCTTGAAGGAGGCTGATTGTGATCATGTCACTCTGGCCTTCTTTGGTGATGGAACTTGCAACAATGGACAATTCTACGAGTGTTTGAACATGGCCGCATTGTGGAAACTGCCCATTATCTTTGTTGTTGAGAATAATCTCTGGGCAATTGGGATGTCCCACTTGAGATCTACTTCTGATcctgaaatttggaagaaagGTCCTGCCTTTGGGATGCCTGGGGTTCATGTTGATGGAATGGATgtgttgaaggtgagggaggtAGCAAAGGAGGCTGTTGGCAGAGCTAGGAGAGGAGAAGGTCCCACTTTGGTTGAATGTGAGACCTACCGGTTCAGAGGACACTCTTTGGCTGATCCAGATGAGCTCCGTGACCCTG CTGAAAAAAATCACTATGCCACAAGAGATCCTATCTCTGCCTTGAAGAAGTATATGTTTGAGAACAACCTGGTCAATGAAGCAGAGTTAAAGGCCATCGATCAGAAGATTGATGAATTGGTTGAAGAGTCTGTTGAGTTTGCAGATGCAAGCCCTGTTCCAGCTCGTAACCAGCTGCTAGAGAATGTGTTTGCTGATCCTAGGGGCTTCGGAATTGGTCCTGATGGAAGCTACAGATGTGAGGATCCTAAGTTCACTGAAGGCACAGCTCAGGTCTAG
- the LOC129892550 gene encoding rhomboid-like protein 14, mitochondrial, whose protein sequence is MERGRGNWGSVSRGMIPLLVLHTVSEYSRIDRKPPIIAALLASNTIIYLRPKFLHRFLPTIDQVWFNPHLILKYKDLTRFFLSPFFHINESHLVYNMVSLLWKGIQLETSMGSAEFVSMVATLVAMSQGVTLLLAKSLLFFDYERPYYNEYSVGFSGVLFSMKVIANAQSDDYTSVYGLMVPTRYAAWAELVLIQMLVPDVSFLGHLGGILAGLLYLRLKASYSGLNPVRQLMRAFSHALSWPLRLVKSLFRIQPRITGRGTVGGRIARDTLHTWRCDACTFDNSGRLHVCEMCGTGRTGGGPSSPGPTSEIHDLSLEELRRRRIQRFGR, encoded by the exons ATGGAGAGAGGAAGGGGAAATTGGGGATCAGTTTCTCGTGGTATGATTCCTCTGCTAGTGCTGCATACAGTGAGCGAGTATTCCAGAATAGACAGAAAACCCCCAATTATTGCTGCACTTCTTGCCTCTAATACCATTATTTACTTGAGGCCCAAATTTCTTCATCGTTTCCTCCCCACAATCGATCAAGTTTGGTTTAATCCTCACCTTATCCTGAAG TACAAGGACCTCACGCGATTCTTCCTGTCACCGTTCTTCCACATAAATGAATCTCACCTGGTGTACAATATGGTTTCACTTTTGTGGAAGGGTATTCAGTTAGAAACATCAATGGGTAGTGCAGAGTTCGTATCAATGGTTGCAACCTTAGTTGCCATGTCCCAAGGTGTCACACTGTTGCTTGCAAAATCACTTCTGTTCTTTGATTACGAGAGACCCTACTACAATGAATACTCTGTGGGTTTTTCTGGTGTCCTCTTTTCCATGAAAGTTATCGCCAATGCACAATCTGATGATTATACATCTGTATATGGACTTATGGTTCCTACTCGTTATGCTGCCTGGGCAGAACTTGTTCTCATACAAATGTTAGTCCCTGATGTGTCATTCCTTGGCCACCTTGGGGGAATACTAGCTGGCCTTCTTTATTTGCGATTAAAAGCATCATATTCAGGTCTGAATCCAGTTAGACAGTTAATGAGAGCTTTTAGCCATGCACTGAGCTGGCCTTTAAGATTAGTGAAGAGCTTATTTCGAATCCAACCAAGAATTACTGGGAGAGGAACTGTTGGTGGGAGGATTGCACGAGATACACTTCATACGTGGAGATGCGATGCATGTACATTTGATAATTCGGGTAGGCTGCACGTTTGCGAAATGTGTGGCACAGGTCGTACCGGTGGTGGACCATCATCCCCTGGTCCAACAAGTGAGATACATGATCTATCTTTGGAAGAATTAAGGCGTAGGAGGATTCAGAGATTTGGTAGATAA